A stretch of the Betaproteobacteria bacterium genome encodes the following:
- a CDS encoding sugar ABC transporter permease, which translates to MAITVIVGYLGTAIWTLKVSVSSSRTFPVDDFVGLAQYVRLFGNDRWLLSLENLALYGVIFILATMIIGLLLAIFIDQKVAGEGVLRTVFLYPYAMSFVATGLVWQWVLNPGSGIQDAVRRMGFPDFTFDWIVNQDMVIYTIVIATVWQAAGLVMAMFLAGLRGIDDDIWKATRIDGIPAWRVYVSIVLPMLGPTIATVFVLLSTAVIKLFDSVVSMTQGGPGTASEVPTKFIMDHLFGRANIALASAASIVMLLTVIAIVAPILYARSRALKRAGSQ; encoded by the coding sequence ATGGCAATTACGGTCATCGTCGGTTACCTGGGCACGGCGATCTGGACCTTGAAGGTGTCTGTCAGCAGTTCCCGGACGTTTCCCGTCGATGATTTTGTTGGGCTGGCCCAGTACGTGCGACTGTTTGGCAATGATCGCTGGTTACTTTCGCTCGAGAATCTGGCGCTCTATGGCGTGATTTTCATCCTCGCGACAATGATTATTGGTCTGCTACTGGCGATCTTCATCGACCAAAAGGTTGCCGGGGAAGGCGTTTTGCGCACGGTTTTTCTCTATCCCTATGCGATGTCTTTCGTCGCGACCGGCCTCGTCTGGCAATGGGTCCTGAATCCAGGCAGCGGCATTCAGGATGCCGTCCGTCGCATGGGCTTTCCCGACTTCACATTTGACTGGATCGTCAATCAGGATATGGTCATATACACCATCGTCATCGCCACCGTGTGGCAGGCGGCAGGGCTGGTGATGGCCATGTTTCTCGCGGGCCTGCGTGGTATTGACGACGATATCTGGAAGGCTACCCGTATTGACGGGATTCCCGCGTGGCGCGTATACGTGTCAATTGTCCTGCCGATGCTGGGCCCGACGATCGCAACAGTGTTCGTGCTGCTTAGCACCGCTGTGATCAAGCTGTTTGATTCCGTTGTTTCCATGACGCAGGGCGGCCCGGGTACGGCCAGCGAAGTCCCCACAAAATTCATCATGGATCATTTGTTTGGACGGGCAAACATTGCTTTGGCCTCGGCAGCATCGATCGTTATGCTGTTGACCGTAATAGCCATTGTGGCGCCAATTCTGTATGCCCGCAGCCGGGCTTTGAAGCGCGCTGGCAGCCAATGA